From the Meleagris gallopavo isolate NT-WF06-2002-E0010 breed Aviagen turkey brand Nicholas breeding stock chromosome 17, Turkey_5.1, whole genome shotgun sequence genome, one window contains:
- the DRG1 gene encoding LOW QUALITY PROTEIN: developmentally-regulated GTP-binding protein 1 (The sequence of the model RefSeq protein was modified relative to this genomic sequence to represent the inferred CDS: deleted 2 bases in 2 codons) codes for MARTQKNKATAHHLGLLKARLAKLRRELITPKGGGGGGPGEGFDVAKTGDARIGFVGFPSVGKSTLLSNLAGVYSEVAAYEFTTLTTVPGVIRYKGAKIQLLDLPGIIEGAKDGKGRGRQVIAVARTCNLILIVLDVLKPLGHKKIIENELEGFGIRLNSKPPNIGFKKKDKGGINLTATCPQSELDAETVKSILAEYKIHNADVTLRSDATADDLIDVVEGNRVYIPCIYVLNKIDQISIEELDIIYKVPHCVPISAHHRWNFDDLLEKIWDYLKLVRIYTKPKGQLPDYTSPVVLPYCKTTVEDFCMKIHKNLIKDFKYALVWGSSVKHNPQKVGKDHTLEDEDVIQIVKK; via the exons ATGGCCCGCACGCAGAAGAACAAGGCCACGGCGCATCACCTGGGGCTGCTGAAGGCGCGACTGGCCAAGCTGCGCCGGGAGCTCATCACA CCCAAGGGAGGCGGCGGCGGCGGCCCGGGGGAAG GTTTTGATGTTGCAAAGACGGGTGATGCCCGCATTGGGTTTGTGGGTTTTCCATCAGTGGGAAAATCTACTTTGCTCAGTAATCTTGCTGGTGTCTACTCTGAAGTGGCAGCATATGAGTTCACTACACTGACTACTGTGCCTGGAGTCATTAGATACAAAGGAGCGAAGATACAG CTACTTGATCTGCCAGGAATTATTGAAGGTGCCAAGGATGGT AAAGGCAGAGGACGGCAAGTCATTGCAG TTGCTCGAACCTGTAATCTGATTCTGATTGTTCTGGATGTGCTGAAACCCCTCGGTCATAAGAAAATCATTGAGAATGAACTGGAGGGATTTGGAATACGTCTGAATAGCAAGCCCCCCAATATCGGCTTTAAGAAAAAGGATAAAGGAGGCATTAATCTTACAGCCACA TGTCCTCAGAGTGAGCTGGATGCTGAAACAGTGAAGAGCATCTTAGCAGAGTACAAAATTCACAATGCTGATGTCACACTGCGCAGCGATGCCACTGCTGATGACCTCATTGATGTTGTTGAAGGAAACAG GGTTTACATCCCATGCATTTACGTCCTAAATAAAATCGACCAGATTTCCATTGAGGAACTAGATATTATTTACAAAGTACCCCATTGTGTACCAATATCTGCCCATCATCGCTGGAACTTCGATGATCTGCTGGAGAAAATTTGGGACTACTTGAAGCTAGTACGAAT CTACACCAAACCTAAAGGGCAGCTCCCAGACTACACCTCTCCTGTAGTGCTGCCTTACTGCAAGACAACAGTGGAGGACTTCTGTATGAAGATCCACAAAAATCTTATTAAGGACTTCAAATA TGCACTGGTCTGGGGTTCTTCTGTTAAACACAACCCCCAGAAAGTGGGCAAGGACCACACTCTTGAAGATGAGGATGTCATTCAGattgtgaagaaataa
- the LOC104913549 gene encoding protein SFI1 homolog — MKKFERRLKPVKVRVIQLLPRPEMHAAGQSVAHPSVRQFQDRCDDSLDQVGYAQSQGRRLKEFQISYLERKFFYLWAKRTFGQVLPSKARCLYEQQILQKTFRAWREWWTVCRERQLSLRADSHYRHLLHSLIFRAWKAYVFQQRGKRNKYYVAESHGKCKRGSNCFSLGAH; from the exons atgaagaaatttgaaAGGAG atTAAAGCCTGTCAAGGTCCGTGTTATTCAACTACTGCCTCGGCCTGAGATGCATGCAGCTGGACAGTCTGTTGCTCACCCATCTGTCAGGCAGTTTCAGGACAGATGTGATGACAGTCTGGATCAAGTTGGGTATGCCCAGAGTCAGGGAAGAAGGTTAAAAGAATTCCAAATCAG TTACCTAGAAAGGAAGTTCTTCTATCTCTGGGCAAAAAGGACATTTGGACAAGTTCTCCCTTCCAAAGCCAG ATGCCTGTATGAGCAGCAGATCCTTCAAAAAACTTTCAGAGCGTGGAGGGAATGGTGGActgtctgcagagaaagacaGCTCAGCCTCAGAGCAGACAGCCATTACAG gcaCTTGCTCCACAGTTTGATATTCAGGGCTTGGAAAGCCTACGTATTCCAGCAACGGGGAAAGAGGAACAAATATTATGTTGCAGAGTCTCATGGTAAGTGTAAAAGGGGCAGtaactgcttttctttgggGGCACACTGA
- the PISD gene encoding phosphatidylserine decarboxylase proenzyme, mitochondrial: MHHLHTRSLADRSISPSDGKILNFGQVKNCEVEQVKGVTYSLESFLGPRISTEDLRFREVPPGNSFQQQLVTKEGNELYHCVIYLAPGDYHCFHSPTDWRVSHRRHFPGSLMSVNPGVARWIKELFCHNERVVLTGDWKHGFFSLTAVGATNVGSIRIYFDQDLHTNSPRYSKGSYNDFSFISNNNKEGIPMRKGEHLGEFNLGSTIVLIFEAPKDFKFHLKAGQKIRFGEALGSL, translated from the exons ATGCACCACCTGCACACTCGCAGCCTTGCTGACAGATCC ATTAGTCCCTCTGATGGAAAGATCCTTAACTTTGGACAAGTAAAGAACTGTGAAGTGGAGCAAGTAAAAGGGGTTACTTATTCTCTGGAGTCTTTCCTGGGACCTCGCATCAGCACAGAAGACTTGCGTTTTAGGGAGG tCCCACCTGGCAACTCATTTCAGCAACAGCTAGTCACAAAGGAAGGGAATGAGCTCTACCACTGTGTAATCTACCTTGCACCAGGGGATTATCACTGCTTCCACTCGCCCACTGACTGGAGAGTGTCACACCGCCGTCATTTTCCAG GCTCTTTGATGTCTGTGAATCCTGGAGTTGCTCGCTGGATCAAGGAATTGTTCTGCCACAATGAACGGGTTGTCCTTACAGGAGACTGGAAACatggatttttctctttaacagCTGTAGGAGCAACAAATGTGGGCTCTATCCGCATCTACTTTGACCAG GACTTGCATACCAACAGTCCACGTTACTCAAAGGGTTCCTACAACGACTTCAGCTTCATATCCAACAACAACAAGGAGGGAATTCCCATGAGGAAGGGAGAACATTTAGGGGAATTTAACTTGGGCTCGACTATTGTACTAATCTTTGAGGCACCCAAGGACTTCAAATTCCACCTTAAAGCTGGACAGAAAATCCGTTTTGGAGAAGCACTGGGCTCTCTCTAG